From Vicinamibacteria bacterium, a single genomic window includes:
- a CDS encoding CehA/McbA family metallohydrolase, with protein sequence MRKPSFTLHVVSAVTGLAMATGSIGAQEPEYPPSKHGGNYMHNFYFPPAPSSTPWAPEWSPDGEWIAVAMSGSIWKVDPNNGRAWELTYNEKYHSLPDISPDGKWLAYTADDGGATIQLEILDLETGESHALTNDDQIYLDPVFSPDGSRLAYVSTKPNGYFNVYVRPIRNGQWAGEEIPVTRDNDYGKDRLYFGPWDMAITPAWLPHGRELLLVSNRDVPLGSGNVLRVPASVDGIEESQTVLSEQTLYRTRPDVSIDGKRFIYSSTGGAADQFTNLYVQPTAGGEPYKMTFFSHDAFHPRFSPDGESIAYISNAGGLPQLALLETYGGGQRMVSITDRRWKRPMGFLAVRTVDASTSAPTGSRVHLKASDGKFYAPADAYARVSGVGDPVFHHRGDFLLEVPVGRVELTVVKGFEYWPKSLEVDVRANEVSRLAVELEPMTDMAAKGWYSGSTHVHMNYGGNLHNTLENLMMMSAAEDQDIVNEQVANKDNRILDYQFFVPGGGPHPLSTPERILVVGQEYRPPFYGHVFLFGLKDHLISPYTTGYEGTAIESLYPSNTDMFRKAKAQGATVGYVHAFGGENDPLEGNLGGAKGYMVDAALATTDAVEWSQAGRAGFYPWYATLNNGIRVTATGGEDSISNLQRSKLVGSVRTYVYTGSRGLDMDAWFEGLREGRAFVSTGPLLELTVNGRLPGEKVDLRKAGNVDIEAHVRSLTPIKNVILVSNGEVIEEFSPSGDRHAFDLKKSYPVRESGWFHLRAEGDPAERFPLDAAYAQGFTNPVWVEVAGQPVRHRASAEYSIRWIDKLRQMAEEWPGWRSEREKQHVLAQFDEARAIYQGFLVGGSTSSESPARPR encoded by the coding sequence ATGAGGAAACCCTCCTTCACCCTCCATGTCGTCTCGGCGGTAACGGGCCTGGCGATGGCCACCGGATCGATCGGGGCGCAAGAGCCGGAATACCCGCCGTCGAAGCACGGTGGAAACTACATGCACAACTTCTACTTTCCCCCTGCCCCGAGCTCCACGCCATGGGCACCGGAGTGGTCGCCCGACGGAGAGTGGATCGCCGTCGCCATGAGCGGCTCTATCTGGAAAGTCGACCCGAACAATGGACGCGCCTGGGAGCTCACCTACAACGAGAAATACCATTCGCTCCCGGACATTTCTCCCGATGGCAAATGGCTCGCGTACACGGCCGACGACGGCGGGGCTACGATACAGCTCGAGATCCTCGATCTCGAGACGGGTGAAAGCCATGCCCTGACGAACGACGATCAGATCTACCTCGACCCGGTGTTCTCCCCCGACGGGAGCCGCCTCGCCTACGTCTCGACGAAGCCGAACGGTTACTTCAACGTTTACGTCCGCCCGATCCGAAACGGTCAATGGGCCGGGGAGGAGATCCCGGTCACCCGTGACAACGACTACGGCAAGGACCGACTCTACTTCGGCCCGTGGGACATGGCGATCACGCCCGCATGGCTTCCCCACGGCCGCGAGCTGCTGCTCGTCTCGAACCGCGACGTCCCTCTCGGCTCGGGCAACGTCCTGCGAGTACCAGCGTCGGTCGACGGAATCGAAGAATCGCAAACGGTGCTGTCCGAGCAGACGCTCTATCGGACCCGGCCCGACGTGTCGATCGATGGCAAGCGCTTCATCTATTCTTCGACCGGTGGGGCGGCGGATCAGTTCACGAATCTGTACGTGCAGCCGACCGCGGGCGGCGAGCCCTACAAAATGACGTTCTTCAGCCACGATGCGTTCCACCCCCGCTTTTCGCCCGACGGCGAATCGATCGCCTACATCTCGAACGCGGGAGGCTTGCCTCAGCTCGCTCTTCTCGAGACCTACGGCGGCGGGCAGCGAATGGTCTCTATCACCGATCGCCGGTGGAAACGACCGATGGGTTTTCTCGCGGTACGAACGGTCGACGCGAGCACGTCCGCACCCACGGGCTCGCGCGTTCACTTGAAGGCATCCGACGGAAAGTTCTACGCGCCCGCAGACGCCTACGCACGGGTGAGTGGTGTCGGTGACCCGGTTTTCCACCACCGGGGAGATTTCCTCCTCGAGGTACCCGTTGGTCGCGTCGAGTTGACGGTCGTCAAGGGCTTCGAGTACTGGCCCAAGTCGCTCGAGGTCGATGTACGTGCAAATGAAGTGAGCCGGCTCGCCGTCGAGCTCGAGCCGATGACGGACATGGCGGCCAAGGGCTGGTACAGCGGTTCTACTCACGTTCATATGAACTACGGAGGCAACCTCCACAACACCCTCGAAAACCTGATGATGATGTCCGCGGCCGAAGACCAGGACATCGTCAACGAGCAGGTCGCGAACAAGGACAATCGCATTCTCGACTATCAGTTCTTCGTACCCGGTGGAGGACCCCATCCCCTCTCGACGCCGGAACGGATCCTCGTTGTCGGCCAGGAATATCGGCCCCCGTTCTATGGGCACGTGTTTCTGTTCGGCCTGAAAGACCATCTGATCTCGCCGTACACGACAGGTTATGAAGGTACGGCCATCGAGAGCCTCTACCCGTCCAACACCGACATGTTCAGAAAGGCAAAGGCCCAGGGCGCGACCGTCGGATATGTTCACGCGTTCGGCGGGGAGAACGATCCGCTCGAGGGTAATCTCGGCGGCGCCAAAGGATACATGGTGGATGCCGCCCTCGCTACGACCGATGCGGTGGAGTGGTCGCAGGCCGGTCGCGCGGGCTTCTACCCTTGGTACGCGACTCTGAACAACGGGATTCGGGTGACGGCGACGGGCGGCGAAGACTCGATCAGCAACCTACAGCGGAGCAAGCTCGTAGGCTCGGTGAGGACCTACGTCTACACCGGCAGTCGAGGGCTCGATATGGATGCGTGGTTCGAAGGACTGAGGGAAGGACGCGCCTTCGTGAGCACTGGTCCGCTCCTCGAGCTGACGGTGAACGGCCGCCTGCCGGGCGAGAAGGTCGACCTCAGAAAAGCCGGCAACGTCGATATCGAGGCCCACGTCCGAAGCCTTACTCCCATCAAGAACGTTATCTTGGTCTCGAACGGCGAAGTGATCGAAGAATTTTCCCCGAGCGGCGACCGCCACGCGTTCGATTTGAAGAAATCGTATCCCGTTCGCGAGAGCGGCTGGTTCCACCTCCGGGCGGAAGGCGATCCGGCCGAACGGTTTCCTCTCGACGCGGCCTACGCACAGGGCTTCACGAATCCCGTTTGGGTCGAAGTGGCGGGGCAACCGGTTCGCCATCGAGCGTCAGCAGAATATTCGATCCGCTGGATCGACAAGCTGCGTCAGATGGCCGAGGAGTGGCCTGGCTGGCGCTCGGAAAGAGAAAAGCAGCACGTGCTCGCACAATTCGACGAGGCACGCGCCATTTATCAGGGATTTCTCGTCGGCGGGTCAACGTCCAGCGAGAGCCCGGCCCGCCCGCGCTAG
- a CDS encoding MFS transporter, translating to MAQTCAQLGAFAFPAILPELFEEWHITHADAGWLSGIFFAGYALSVPFLVSLTDRVPARHVYALAVALTAFSHLGMAFLASGFWSALGLRVAAGTGWAGTYMVGLKALTDEVSVELRSRAVALHAASLGVSGALSFALAGQMATWAGWRFAFVVGAVGSFSALAISTFLFPRRRSEPTDTRLLDFRPVLRNRASMAYSIAYCAHTWEMFAVRSWAVTFLAFAAARGGNIATWMAPTFVATGMELLGTVTSVLGNEVALRMGRRRFVLTVMLLSTLVSLVAGLSSVWGYGFAAVTFLAYNAVIYADSASLTAGAIEGAPPGRRGATLAVHATLGYGGGFIGPLALGIILDAAGGNGVTGWGLGFAHIAIVMVLGSISLWRGGGKS from the coding sequence TTGGCACAGACTTGTGCTCAGCTCGGCGCCTTTGCTTTTCCCGCGATTCTGCCCGAGCTTTTCGAAGAGTGGCACATCACCCACGCCGACGCCGGGTGGCTCTCGGGAATCTTCTTCGCCGGATACGCCCTGTCAGTGCCTTTCCTCGTCAGCTTGACCGACCGTGTGCCGGCTCGCCACGTGTACGCGCTCGCGGTGGCGCTCACGGCTTTCTCTCATCTCGGCATGGCGTTTCTGGCCTCCGGATTCTGGTCGGCGCTCGGGTTGCGTGTGGCGGCCGGCACCGGATGGGCGGGGACCTACATGGTCGGTTTGAAGGCCCTGACCGACGAGGTCTCGGTCGAGCTCCGGAGCCGCGCCGTTGCTCTTCACGCCGCAAGCCTGGGCGTGAGCGGAGCGCTTTCCTTCGCACTCGCCGGTCAAATGGCTACCTGGGCCGGGTGGCGATTCGCCTTCGTCGTGGGTGCCGTCGGGAGTTTCTCGGCGCTCGCCATCTCTACCTTCCTCTTTCCCAGACGACGGTCGGAGCCGACAGATACGAGGCTGCTCGACTTTCGCCCGGTGCTGAGAAACCGCGCTTCGATGGCCTACTCGATCGCCTACTGCGCCCATACATGGGAGATGTTCGCCGTGAGATCCTGGGCGGTTACCTTTCTCGCCTTCGCCGCAGCGCGTGGGGGGAACATCGCGACCTGGATGGCCCCCACGTTCGTGGCTACGGGAATGGAGCTTCTCGGCACGGTGACGAGCGTTCTCGGAAACGAAGTGGCGCTCCGGATGGGAAGACGGCGCTTCGTCTTGACGGTCATGCTGCTCTCTACGCTCGTTTCCCTCGTCGCCGGGCTGTCCTCGGTTTGGGGGTACGGCTTCGCCGCGGTGACGTTCCTCGCCTATAACGCGGTGATCTACGCGGACTCGGCATCTCTCACCGCCGGGGCGATCGAGGGCGCTCCGCCCGGACGCCGCGGCGCCACACTCGCGGTGCACGCGACCCTGGGGTATGGCGGCGGCTTCATCGGGCCTCTCGCCCTGGGAATCATCCTCGACGCCGCTGGCGGTAACGGTGTCACCGGCTGGGGACTGGGATTCGCTCACATCGCGATCGTGATGGTTCTCGGGTCGATCTCGCTTTGGCGAGGTGGAGGGAAGTCGTAA
- a CDS encoding bile acid:sodium symporter family protein, whose product MRVLGSLSRQLAPLTLAGAVVAYLYPPSFLIFGDVFLWFFAATMLALGVVLEPEDLRSTLRKPGRVLLGVLTQFTVMPLLGFLATLVGDFPPELALGFIIVGAAPGAMASNVIVYLAGGALAFSIAMTTVATFASPLLTPSLVKLLGGALLPIAFWPLMRTILSTVLAPLLLGMTLKRLLGKRSKEAEIVCPAVAAVAIVVICSYAVAANQERIATVGPAVFGFVVVMNALGYVAGWTLAKLYRFDRRHQLALSIEIGMQNAGLGVALALEHFSPVTALPGALFAAWCVLTAAGASAYLRRQAASEAPDSDAITDFPSPM is encoded by the coding sequence ATGAGGGTCCTGGGCTCGCTGTCGCGCCAGCTGGCACCGCTGACGCTCGCCGGGGCGGTCGTCGCGTACCTCTACCCTCCTTCGTTTCTGATCTTCGGTGACGTTTTCCTCTGGTTTTTCGCCGCCACCATGCTTGCCCTCGGGGTGGTTCTCGAGCCGGAGGACCTGAGGAGCACGTTGCGAAAGCCGGGGCGTGTGCTTCTCGGCGTGCTCACCCAGTTCACGGTGATGCCATTGCTCGGGTTTCTCGCGACCCTCGTCGGCGACTTCCCTCCGGAGCTGGCTCTCGGATTCATCATCGTCGGGGCGGCACCCGGCGCGATGGCGAGCAACGTAATCGTCTACCTGGCCGGAGGCGCGCTCGCCTTTTCCATCGCCATGACGACGGTCGCTACGTTCGCCTCACCCCTGTTGACGCCGTCCCTCGTCAAACTTCTCGGCGGCGCCCTGCTACCGATCGCCTTCTGGCCGCTCATGCGGACGATCCTGTCGACCGTGCTGGCTCCTCTCTTGCTGGGAATGACTCTCAAGCGTCTTCTCGGAAAACGCTCGAAGGAGGCGGAGATCGTCTGCCCCGCGGTTGCCGCGGTGGCAATCGTCGTCATCTGCTCCTATGCGGTCGCCGCAAACCAGGAGCGCATCGCGACGGTCGGCCCTGCTGTCTTCGGGTTCGTCGTCGTGATGAACGCTCTAGGCTACGTCGCCGGTTGGACGCTGGCAAAGCTCTACCGGTTCGACCGGCGGCACCAGCTCGCCCTTTCGATCGAGATCGGGATGCAGAACGCCGGGCTCGGAGTCGCTTTGGCCCTCGAGCACTTCAGCCCGGTAACCGCGCTTCCGGGAGCGCTTTTCGCCGCCTGGTGCGTTCTCACCGCAGCAGGGGCGAGCGCCTATCTGCGTCGACAGGCCGCCTCTGAGGCTCCCGACTCCGACGCCATCACCGACTTCCCGTCGCCTATGTAG
- a CDS encoding serine/threonine-protein kinase, which produces MSRIELPQKVGKYEIRGVVGKGAMGVVYRAIDPDLSRPVAIKTMSVGSSPHEAEMRLRFLREGRSAGMLQHPNIITVHELFEEAGTAYLVMELLEGASLSSLIRRRKNLSIGEKLSILDQIASGLAEAHANGIVHRDLKPSNVFVLRSGVAKVLDFGVAKMGEGELTRAGTVFGTVEYMAPEQVRGGKVAPGADIFSWGVVAYELLSGGNPFRADTLAASVFKIVSDTPEPLAHIPVDISACIFRALEKSERKRYQSMTELREAIASAAAAAGVRSSPPALLDSDMVVTKDRVDASITHEPRVSQWSHVAAQADLLEELYHQGVAAFQDANYVGCIEKMSQVLDEVPVHAMALHYLAMSEENVRKSRLAEDARTKLGVLLTAMRDAHRNGDPNLVMEKAKAVLAIDKESMEARWYRRHAEARLRATSVGGPSRSFGYRPSADRRAPGPTRKIPHPAPTRVTRPVSSNRGLWVLGGVGCLFLALVGLWLSALSSTPPGGASAAPGPELPGVSKSPFDGIEEDGTVVLQLTPPSIREASIDRVIPMTIPVGGPTRIGLFGSGLSDALDVRVADRAASLLSTTVLSSEHIEVELLVPAGVTSVDLVVTGPSGMEHRFELGVVSSEQLEN; this is translated from the coding sequence ATGTCGCGAATCGAGCTGCCCCAGAAAGTGGGGAAGTACGAGATCCGAGGCGTCGTCGGCAAAGGCGCCATGGGCGTCGTATACCGAGCCATCGACCCGGATCTGAGCCGGCCGGTAGCCATCAAGACCATGTCGGTCGGCAGCTCCCCTCATGAAGCGGAGATGCGCCTCCGGTTCCTCCGTGAGGGACGCTCGGCGGGAATGCTCCAACATCCCAACATCATCACGGTCCACGAGCTATTCGAAGAAGCGGGCACCGCGTACCTGGTCATGGAGCTGCTCGAGGGAGCCTCCCTCTCGTCGCTCATCCGTCGCCGAAAGAACTTGTCCATCGGAGAAAAGCTGTCGATTCTGGACCAGATCGCCTCGGGGCTGGCCGAAGCCCACGCGAACGGAATCGTTCACCGCGACCTCAAACCCTCGAATGTCTTCGTCCTCCGCTCCGGTGTGGCCAAAGTGCTCGACTTCGGCGTCGCCAAGATGGGCGAGGGAGAGCTGACCAGGGCGGGAACGGTCTTTGGAACCGTCGAGTACATGGCACCCGAGCAGGTGCGCGGCGGAAAGGTGGCGCCGGGCGCCGATATCTTCTCCTGGGGCGTCGTGGCCTACGAGCTGCTTTCGGGAGGGAATCCCTTTCGCGCCGACACCCTGGCGGCCTCGGTCTTCAAGATCGTCTCGGACACGCCCGAGCCGCTGGCCCATATCCCGGTCGACATCAGTGCGTGCATCTTCCGCGCCCTCGAAAAGAGCGAGCGAAAACGCTACCAATCGATGACCGAGCTTCGCGAGGCCATCGCCAGCGCCGCAGCCGCCGCCGGCGTGCGCTCGAGCCCGCCAGCACTTCTCGATTCCGACATGGTCGTTACGAAGGACCGAGTCGATGCGAGCATCACGCACGAGCCCCGCGTGTCGCAATGGTCGCATGTCGCTGCCCAGGCCGACTTGCTGGAGGAGCTCTACCATCAGGGGGTCGCCGCCTTCCAGGACGCCAACTATGTCGGATGCATCGAGAAGATGAGTCAGGTCCTGGACGAGGTGCCGGTCCACGCGATGGCGCTCCACTACCTCGCGATGAGCGAGGAGAACGTCAGGAAGAGCCGGCTGGCGGAAGACGCGCGGACGAAGCTCGGCGTCCTCTTGACGGCGATGCGCGACGCGCACCGAAACGGTGACCCGAATCTGGTGATGGAAAAAGCGAAGGCGGTGCTCGCGATCGACAAAGAATCGATGGAGGCTCGCTGGTATCGGCGTCATGCCGAGGCGCGGCTCCGCGCGACCTCGGTGGGTGGTCCGTCCCGCAGCTTCGGATATCGGCCGTCGGCTGACCGCCGGGCACCGGGTCCCACTCGAAAAATCCCTCACCCTGCGCCGACGCGGGTGACGAGACCCGTCTCTTCCAACCGAGGTCTGTGGGTGCTGGGCGGTGTTGGGTGCCTCTTCCTCGCGCTGGTGGGCCTCTGGCTCAGCGCATTGAGCTCGACGCCGCCGGGCGGCGCTTCGGCCGCTCCCGGTCCGGAGCTGCCAGGTGTGAGCAAGTCCCCATTCGACGGCATCGAGGAGGACGGTACGGTGGTGCTTCAATTGACCCCACCCTCGATCCGCGAGGCATCCATCGATCGGGTCATCCCGATGACCATCCCGGTCGGAGGCCCGACGAGGATCGGTCTTTTCGGCAGCGGGTTGTCCGACGCGCTGGACGTCCGCGTGGCCGATCGTGCCGCCAGCCTTCTGTCGACCACGGTCCTGAGCAGCGAACACATCGAGGTGGAACTGCTCGTCCCCGCAGGCGTGACGAGCGTCGATCTCGTGGTGACCGGACCCTCGGGGATGGAGCATCGTTTCGAGCTGGGCGTAGTTAGCTCCGAACAACTCGAGAACTAG
- a CDS encoding PadR family transcriptional regulator translates to MTPTAKTDVPPGTLELLILKTLSLTPLHGLGVSKRLEQMTRGVFRVNPGSLFPALHRMEQEGFLDGEWGRSENNRQAKFYRLTRAGRRRLKEQERDWRQTVSVIARVLEAR, encoded by the coding sequence ATGACCCCGACGGCCAAGACCGATGTTCCCCCCGGAACGCTGGAGCTTCTGATCCTGAAGACCCTCTCACTCACGCCGTTGCACGGTTTGGGGGTGTCGAAGCGGCTCGAGCAGATGACGCGGGGCGTGTTTCGCGTGAATCCCGGCTCGTTGTTCCCCGCGCTTCATCGGATGGAGCAGGAGGGCTTCCTCGACGGGGAGTGGGGTCGTTCGGAGAACAACCGACAGGCCAAGTTCTACCGATTGACGCGGGCGGGACGGCGCCGGCTGAAAGAACAGGAGCGCGACTGGCGCCAGACGGTGTCGGTCATCGCCCGCGTTCTCGAAGCGCGTTGA
- a CDS encoding AIR synthase family protein: protein MRFLPDGKLGVQLLRELISRLAIDDVHVAVGPAPGEDAAAIDRGDHYLLLASDPITFLPKRIGWYAVQVNANDIAAMGGTPQYFLSTILLPSGRATDEMVREIVADIAVGCRELGCLAVGGHTEVTTGIDRPIVVGAMVGEVERDKLLTSGGAHPGDMLVVTKGVAVEATAILAEELEAEVRQAFGDEFQRKAAGFLDDPGLSVLPASRAAVEAGGVTAMHDVTEGGLANALWEIAEASNVGLVTIDSEIPRFWESTKLAEYFGMDLLGAIGSGALVLTVREPETERLLQKLEASGNAGYVIGRVVESNQGVCQMRGENKIELPRFTTDEVSRVLTRAASRGKS, encoded by the coding sequence ATGAGGTTTCTCCCCGACGGCAAGCTCGGCGTGCAGCTCTTGAGGGAGCTCATCTCACGACTCGCCATCGACGACGTGCACGTCGCCGTCGGGCCCGCACCTGGCGAGGATGCCGCAGCCATCGACCGGGGCGATCATTATCTCTTGCTGGCCTCGGATCCGATCACGTTTCTGCCGAAACGCATCGGCTGGTATGCGGTGCAAGTGAACGCCAACGACATCGCCGCCATGGGAGGAACGCCGCAATATTTCCTGTCGACGATCCTCCTTCCCTCGGGACGGGCCACCGACGAAATGGTTCGCGAGATCGTCGCCGATATCGCGGTTGGCTGCCGTGAGCTCGGTTGTCTCGCCGTCGGGGGGCATACCGAAGTCACCACCGGTATCGACCGACCGATCGTGGTTGGAGCGATGGTGGGCGAGGTCGAGCGCGACAAACTGCTGACGTCCGGCGGGGCCCATCCCGGCGACATGCTCGTCGTGACGAAAGGCGTGGCGGTGGAGGCGACGGCCATTCTCGCTGAAGAGCTCGAGGCCGAGGTGCGTCAGGCTTTCGGCGACGAGTTTCAGAGGAAGGCCGCCGGCTTTCTCGACGATCCCGGATTGAGTGTTCTTCCAGCGAGTCGCGCGGCGGTCGAGGCGGGGGGCGTGACGGCAATGCACGACGTGACCGAGGGAGGGCTCGCCAACGCGCTCTGGGAGATCGCCGAAGCCTCGAATGTGGGGCTCGTCACCATCGACTCGGAGATCCCCCGGTTCTGGGAGTCGACCAAGCTCGCCGAGTATTTCGGGATGGATCTGCTCGGGGCGATTGGCTCGGGCGCTCTCGTTCTGACCGTCCGCGAGCCAGAGACCGAGCGCTTGCTTCAGAAGCTCGAGGCCTCGGGAAACGCGGGCTACGTCATCGGTCGGGTGGTGGAAAGCAACCAGGGCGTCTGCCAGATGCGGGGCGAGAACAAGATCGAGCTTCCGCGCTTCACGACCGACGAGGTTTCGCGAGTGCTTACGAGGGCGGCGTCCCGGGGCAAAAGCTGA
- a CDS encoding molybdopterin-dependent oxidoreductase, with protein MTSELSRREVLIGGVAGLSALALPEWALPALVQDEELVPFTDYPEDWTTDRGPERRFFDIRRIGPITPADEFFTTQHYPHPRIDGATFRLKMTGLVEREGELSLDDIRGLGRTELVAGFECSGNSPRAMQGLVSNGRWTGVPLRDILSLVGVKDAAREVVFFGADRGTEEVEFRGRTYEVEQQYGRSISLEKAMTPEPLVAYALNGEPLSVHQGFPLRLLMPGWYGAPNVKWLANIHVQEDPYLGKYQARWYRTLRAETIGGELKWKETAITRMRLKSVVARVTRRGDGHRVVGFALSDGTPLRSVEVRIDGGPWQAASLDNSSGEYSWKLFTYEWKGAAPGEHTLVSRAIDAHGNLQPTFEELETKKTFLEDNSQHPRTVIIS; from the coding sequence ATGACGAGCGAGCTGAGTCGACGAGAGGTCCTCATCGGCGGAGTCGCGGGACTGAGCGCGCTGGCGCTACCCGAATGGGCTTTGCCCGCGCTGGTACAGGACGAAGAGCTCGTGCCCTTCACCGATTACCCCGAAGACTGGACGACGGATCGCGGACCCGAGCGACGATTCTTCGACATCCGTCGGATCGGCCCGATCACGCCGGCCGACGAGTTCTTCACGACGCAGCACTATCCTCATCCCCGGATCGACGGCGCGACCTTTCGCCTGAAGATGACGGGACTCGTCGAAAGGGAAGGCGAGCTCTCGCTCGACGACATCCGAGGACTGGGACGGACCGAGCTCGTCGCCGGTTTCGAGTGCTCGGGCAACAGCCCTCGGGCGATGCAGGGGCTCGTCTCGAACGGACGATGGACCGGTGTTCCCCTGCGGGACATCTTGAGCCTGGTCGGAGTCAAAGACGCCGCTCGCGAAGTGGTGTTCTTCGGGGCCGACCGCGGCACGGAGGAGGTCGAGTTCCGTGGGCGCACCTACGAGGTCGAACAGCAGTACGGCCGGAGCATCTCCCTGGAGAAGGCGATGACGCCCGAGCCCCTGGTCGCCTATGCGCTGAACGGCGAGCCTCTTTCCGTCCACCAGGGATTTCCCCTGCGGCTCCTGATGCCCGGCTGGTACGGAGCGCCGAACGTCAAGTGGCTCGCGAACATCCACGTCCAGGAAGACCCTTACCTCGGAAAGTACCAGGCGCGCTGGTACCGCACGCTCCGGGCCGAGACGATCGGGGGCGAGCTCAAGTGGAAGGAGACCGCCATCACTCGGATGCGGCTGAAGTCGGTCGTGGCGCGGGTGACGCGCCGGGGCGACGGGCACCGTGTCGTAGGCTTCGCCCTGAGCGACGGGACGCCGCTTCGGTCGGTAGAAGTCCGAATTGACGGCGGCCCGTGGCAGGCCGCGAGCCTCGACAACTCTTCGGGGGAGTACTCGTGGAAGCTCTTCACCTACGAGTGGAAGGGCGCGGCACCGGGCGAGCATACGCTGGTCTCACGGGCGATCGATGCCCACGGCAACCTGCAGCCCACGTTCGAAGAGCTCGAGACCAAGAAGACGTTTCTGGAGGACAACTCCCAGCACCCTCGTACCGTAATCATCTCCTGA